A window of Phaseolus vulgaris cultivar G19833 chromosome 4, P. vulgaris v2.0, whole genome shotgun sequence genomic DNA:
TATTACAAACACTATATATAAGTAAATGTATGTTTTTATCATTATACTAACCACATTCAAATAGAGCGCACTTACTTAATTGTCGGAGAGTCTTTTGCAGGTACACTCCCAATAAAAAACTAAGGAATGAATATGGAAAAGAAAGAGAGTAAAACACAACTGAGTGACAAACATCAATTGTTCAACCGATAGCAGATACTATCTAAACTATCTAAACCTTGTACAAGTGCGTTTCATGTTGGGGCTTGAagattagaaactaattttgttATACAATTAGTTAACTAATTCACAAAGTGAGGATGTAGAAGTTAAGCACCATGCAAAACAACcttttacaataaataataaagattGTGGAGTTGTGTATAAGACAACATACAATCAAGATTCAGAGCTTGAGATTTGCATGGTACCTCTAACATCATTCAATTCGATTATGTTAAACTCAAGCCCAAATGAAAAAATAACATTAGTATCAATGCTTGccaaattcaattaaattacaCCAAATTACTGTATTAACCacctgaaaaaaaaacatttgtagATCATAAATTCAAAATCAACTACCAAATAacttataacaataacaaaaaaaagtatAGAAGCTCAACACTTTAAGAAGATAGAGAAATATTTCCAAACAAATCAATACTCATTATAAGGGATGAACTAGTTGaaagaatttatttttctcaaataacaaacaattaataaaattgtCAAACGCTCACACAAtaagttaaaagaaaaagaattaaGAGACATTAAAATAAcacttataaattaaataatgctTAGATAGAATTGTCTTATAACTTGTTAATTTGTAAGTAACAAAAAAGGAAAAGTGGAAGGTAGATATAGAAAAGGTCATgttgaaaagaataaaaaaaaatgagaagcctacataataaaggttaaaaaaaggTTATCGGGCCAAAGGCCCAAGTCTTAACTAATTCAAGAGAGTTTCTTCCTGTacctctacatttttcttccaacACCCTTACATTCTTTGAAataccaaaattatttttttcacagTTTTGGGTTATTTCGGAATAGGGAtttcactaaaaaaatgttttcagaATAAAAGTTCCATAAGCATAAGCAAATGATATTTTCAGAATAGGAAGTCTGAAAGACAAAAAATCTTTCCAGAACaaatctaattagctatcaaaattttatctatcaattatttaaattttaaaatctgtAATTAAAATCTTACTAGCTagttatatactaatttaaaaactgttaattaataataataataattaattttgatattaataatttttttaatttttaaaataatatataatttaattaatataataactaattagttTTAGTatgtaaaattagtttttatttaatatcttttaCTCCTACTCATAGTTTTATCTACTAACCATAATAATCTATCACATACATATAAAGAAAGGATAAAATACACTGCTAAgtcatttaatttttaattcaaaatcagAAATGAATTTATAGGAAAAACCTAATTTCATGTGACAATTACTTTATATTATTCTCACAATAGTAATATcgtataattttcttttaaaatagtttgttaatgggTATTGTAAGGCCATTCATAAAAGTATTAATAGagatttgaaattaatttcagAATTACTAAAAAGGCTTATTAAATATTTCGTAAAATACAGATTTATTCATTTCGGGCTCATATTATTCTgtaaaaaaaagatttattaaaTCCAAATATTTAGCATTTTAAAAAACGATAAAAAAAAGTTCCAGAAGAATCATCaagggaaaaaaataaaaatgcaattACAACATTTAATAAGAAAATgttattacatttaaaataagGAATTACAAAGAAAAACTCTAGGTAGTTAAAATATTCAATgcattttcttaataaatatcCTTACATACTTATGAATAAGTACTTTATGTTAAGACAAAAAAAGTTAAGCATTGACTTTTTCTTGTgtgtttgattttctttttaagGAATTTAATGTGTTTGTTTCTGtaaaaggagaagaaagaaaaagtaaaaaggGGAAATTATGATGTTGGAAAAAGAACCAAACTAAGGTTGCTGTTATGTCactgtaaaataaaattaaataaatcttATTATATAAGGCGAGATTTCCGGTgcttaattttttagtttttgtttattttatttatttatctcaatttaaatataaaaaaatatttttatcttcatATTTTACTTCTATTTTTTTGTACTGTTTTTCCCGTAGCATCTAAACAGAATGTTAGAggattttttaactaaaaaatatagtaaTACATGTTTTGTacataatttttatgttttgatggttatgtattattaatatatttatttatattattaattcgtaaaaaatatcatataaataatttaaagataattatcataaaaatttaaatataactcaattttttttaactttatatattttgtgaATTTAGAAGAATTAGATGTGAAATATAGAATGAGGTAAAGTGGCCCAACCCAATGCTGTAACCCGCCCAGCCTGTTGTCAGTGGTTCAATTATCGATGGAATCTTTAGTACGTAAAATAGTAATAAtctcataaaataaaatgcatttaaaattataataataaaatcaaatcaaatgttCATTTGCAGTTCAATTTTCACACATTAAAAAACATTTACCATTTTGAAACTTGAAGTTTGTTCATCTTATGCCCAATATATTTCAAATCCTTAAGAGAgctttaaaattgaatatagaAAATATCTATTTTAGCTTCTTTTCGTTCAATATCTAAtacgaataaataaataaatgtttatttttaaataaaagtaagtataattttaaaattattgtcgattcttatatattagttataatatataattttagagTAGCGTACTTATTCTCCtcacaaataatttatttatttagatttaagatatatttatatttaaaaatgtgtatttatttttatatttatgtgtTTATTCATTAGTTTTATCTAAAATAAAACCTTATTGAAGATACTATCAACAAATATTGTGATAATGATAGTACTAGATGTGGTGATAACAATATTAAAGATataaatgaagatgaaaaaatcaataatgataataaataacgTGGCAATGATAAAAGTGTAAATATAgttaaactaataataataataaataaataaacattagATTTATTATTAGTAATGAAGAAAAAATTCATTAATGAAGTAATAAGAggatatttttctaaaattaaaaactaacttcgtagttttttattttaaaaatgaatgtaaaagttttttaaaattaagtcaAAAACTATTTCAACTTCGTTTTTTTTAAacaagttttatttttcttaaaaaaaagatttattttaaaatttgttttggaaaatcAAATTCTAAAAGCGATCCTAGCGTTAAGGTTGGAGAAATGGATCCTAGGAGGAGGTTTTAATAATCAGGGGTTTTTCTTGTTATACCCCATCAAAATCCTTTCTACACCCCCATCAAATTTCTTCAAATAGGTAAAATGATTAAATATCTCATTTAacttattcttattttaaatttttttttatagaattatgttttgaaaaacattcTCCATAATACTGGAAACTATATTTCAGAAAAAGTGTCCAGAAAAAACAATCCAGaagttatttaagaaaaaaaagatagaacAGTCTTTTTAAAAgttggtgcaggaagaattttgATAGTTAGAGCAAGAAACACCCTTCAACCAGTTATGGTCAAATCTTGGCCCATTTCATCAAATTTCGccagtttattttttaattttgttttcttaaattttgttatatatatatatatataattttttaaataattttttattttaattaaaacaaacgGGTTGGCATCTCATAAAATCTATGAGGTTAATATTCATTGCTAATTaggattttaattttcattaatcaATAACCTATGTAGAACTTtcatattacaaaatattttcaatagtTTTTTTACTATAGGAGTGATGATGGTGATGTGtagaagaatgaaaaaaagaaataaaacacATTTAAAATGTGGCAATTTGCAGAGAAAGAGGAAAGAAGATGCAACtaagtatataaatatttatgctGCGCTGACTGAGTATTGGTCTAAGCAAATTTGCACATTTTGCATctcaatacatttttttttaatatttctttaatattagaatctcttttttttttaaatgttgagATTAGATTTTAAGATGGCGTGCAGACATTTTTGTTCCTTTGCTCTCTTCATTTTCCATTCGTAGACGCCAAGAACCCTACCAGGTACTGCTCCCTTTTCCCTCTCCTCAAACATTCTCTTgccctctttttttttcttcaaatcatCACATGGGTTCACTGCAAAATCTCTTCTTTCTCCCATTTTCCCACTTCCATTTTAatctttgatattttttatctgCTTGGTTTTTACCTCAAAGATCTGATTTTTTTACCCTTTTTTTCCATGCTAAAATGGATCTTCATCAAAGCCCAGAAGCTGAAATCTTTGGGGCAGGAGGTTTTGCATGTGTGCATTTGTGAGATTTGTGTAATTTATCCCCTTTTATGGTTTGACTTTATTTGAGCTAAAGCAAAGGTGAGTTTTTTTAGGTCATTACATTCTGCTGTTTTTTTGTAGTTGTAGTTGCTTCTCTTTCTGTTTCCCATGTTAAATGTGTTGTGTTCTGAATTGTGTTGGTTTGCTAGGAGAATGCAATGGAGTTGGATAATCTGTGAGGATATTTAACATAGTGTACATTCACTGCATTGTATTCCTGCAAATAGTTTCATCATTTGGTGTTGTGATGGATGGTGATAATGGTCTTAACATCCGTAATTGGGGTTACTATGAACCGGCCACATCGTTTAAGAGCCACCTGGGGCTGCAGCTGATGTCATCCATGCCGGAGAAGCCTTTAATCGGAGGGCGCAATGCTGCAGTTTTATCTGGCACTAATGGGGCATTTCACCACAGGGACATTGGCATGTCCCAAACTACGTACCCTATGGAATACATGAGGGATGCTTGGATGAGTAGTCAGAGAGAGAAGTATATGAATATGATACCTACAAATCATAACTATGGTGGTATTCCGGAGACTTCTTCGGCACATCATATTCAAATGATTCCACCACCGGAATTGCCGAAGGAAGAAAGGGCAGTGGAAGAGGAACCTGTTGTTGAGAAGGCAAGTGGGGGCACTCGTAAGAAAAGACAGAGCCCCAAGGTGCCCAAATCTCCCAAGGCCAAGAAGTCCAAGAGGGGCCCTCGTGTGCCAAAGAATGAAAATGCTCCCACAGTGCAACGTGCAAGGGTTCCCAAGAAAACTACTGAAATTGTAATAAATGGAATTGACATGGATATTTCTAGTATTCCAATCCCTGTTTGTTCATGCACTGGAGGTCCTCAACAGTGTTACAGATGGGGCTCTGGTGGTTGGCAATCTGCATGTTGCACAACAGGCATGTCAGTGTATCCTTTGCCTATGAGTACCAAGCGGCGTGGTGCTAGGATAGCTGGAAGGAAAATGAGTATAGGAGCGTTTAAGAAAGTTTTAGAGAAACTTGCAGCCGAAGGTTATAACTTTTCTAATCCGATTGATTTGAGGACTTATTGGGCAAAACATGGCACCAACAAGTTTGTCACCATTAGGTAGGTCTCCTCTATCGTCAATTAGCTTCTTATTCCTTTCACTGTGTTTGTCgtgtatatatatgtgtatttGCTCAGAGACTGAGGCTTCTTAGATTAGATGGTTTGTAGTACAAGAATTTTCGAGCTCACAAGACATTTCCTGTTCTTTTCTAACTCTTCCTATGTTATTATCATCACTTCTTTGGATTAAGTGCATGGGAAAAATCAATCTTTTGGTTGGTGGGTTGGTCCTGATATGGAACTAACTGATACCATCTTCTTTTATTGATATTTAGAAGTAAAATTTTGTCGGTTCATGAAATTTCTGGTGTTTGAAAGTTATATCCTTCTCTTTTTTACTTCCAACTAATTATGTGTGTTCAGTTGTTCAGTGTTGTATAAATCCATACTTAGTTAGAATGTGCCTATCTTAATGACTGAAAGCTAGGCTCTACTTTAAAACACTGCACAACACTGTTAAATTGCAATGTGTTTTGAGATGGTCTGATTCCATGAATGATTCAGCTTGTTTTTGAAGATGCTGACTGGTCTGAAGTATTAAGTAAATGCAACTTTCAGTTTCCTTTTTACTGTTTTTCTGTGTAAAATGAATGACAGTGTTCTACTTCCAAACATCGTTAGTTCAACAATTTGATTGCTGAATCATTTATACTATTTCCTGGTAGATGCAATTCAGCTTTTAGAGAAACAGGTGTAGTGAACATGTGTGAAGATAAGATGGTTATCATTGTGGTAGATTTTTTTCTATCATGCCTGATTATAGAACAAAAAGGGAAGTTTAAGAAATTCATGGCTTGTATTTGTCAGCCGAAATCAGTGCATGCTTTATGCTCTTTGACTTGGTTCAAACTAAAAGTATGAATGAGATTGTGGCCTACTACTTGAAGCAATAAAGAGTGATTATTATAAGCCTGTctataaatatgaaatttgaTACTACAGCTACATGGTCTCACTCTGGATTGTTAGTAAACCAGAAAAATGAGAAATTGCAGGTTGTCATTGTTTCTCAAATAGGAAGGTGAGAAATAGGATAGGGTAAAAAAAAGGCTGAATGATAGAGTGGACGAGTGAGGAAGGTGACATTTATGGTATTGACATGTTCCACATTACTAGTTAGTTGGTGATTGTTATGTATGCCATTGTCATATGTTTCCTTTGCTACTTTATCGTGGTATACAAGTTGGGATAATGTGCACCTTTTGACAAGTGATATGAACATCTTGTATTCTTCTTGTTtgaaattatatgtattttttattattcttattacaAATTTGACAACTCATAATAAGGTATATTTCTCTTGTTTTGAATTGTTTACTCTAAAATGAAGACTCAAGGCTTAGTTTTATTTAGGACAAGTAGTCACTTTAGTCTGTGAAAGTTAATTCACTGTCAGTTCAGTTTTGTCATTAAGTTACACACTTTTTGTCATTTTGATATTTGAATTATTCACTTACTAAGTCACTACCATCTTACTTCTTGAACTTAATCATTTACTATCATTTTAGCATCTACTAAATCAGTGATTGTTATTTTAGTATGTCAAAAGTACTTTCAAAATATCAAACAAGTTCTACTAAAATAGTAAAATGTGGTTAAATTCATGACTAGAATAACACTGACAATATGTGGTTAAACTGAAGAACTAAATTGACAGTAAGTAATAAAGTTTATGGATTAATCTGATGTAAATGGTAAAgtcaaggaacaaaaaattCAGGAAGAAAATTAGTGAGTGGGTTTTATCCATGCTTTctgattaaatattttatttaagaaaggATCAGTGATTGCATCTTTTCTGATGGTGAAAAACCGAAGCTTTTGTATGATAACCATGAGCCTTAGTTAGATGGATGGATGAGAATGAAATTGATTAAAATAGAATGATATTAAGTTTTcaattagattattttttaggtttcgaaatttaagataaatttggttttggtttttcaaattaaaaaaaaaaacacttttgtttttaaaatttaaaataatacattttagtctctaaattttaaattcctagaattatatttttttaaaaatggtttTTAGCATCTACACAATAAATTTTAAGCaataaatgtatattttaaaatcaagaaactatatattttttattttgaaggagtcaaaaaataaatctgttcaaatgtaatttaattttctcATGATTAATTTATTATGCTTTTTCTTTATAGCATTTTATCATACTCTATTTCGAGTGATATTATTtcctttaatttgtttttaagtATCCATGCCCATCCTTGTGGAATATTTGGTTTAAGAGGgaaaaaaagtgaaaagaaagaaaatgaagaaaaattgaaattatttgtataatGTATCGATTAAAAATATGTGTAATATAAAATAAGGGTAATTTTGTCCTTGACATTAACATTAACATTGTCACTTTTATTGATcattcagaattttttttcaatttgaatattcattataataatcaatgattaataaaaaaaagttcaagTTCATGTAAGTGTTTAAAATATTGATCTACATTATCCCTTcccttttaaattatttatattttaaaataaagatttcccattgaaaaaagaaatcataatttttattataaaattataatatcaaacgaaatttcttttaaataattaataatatgtattagTACTtgcataatatatattaatttaatttatgcgTTTACTTGTTCAATAATGAGATAAACAAATTCTGAtctgttaattttttttcactttgaGCATTCATTATTAAAACTAATGagcaataaattattttatatttcatatatttatttataagaatgatttacgttattattttcatcttcggttatttatcttttaaagtCAAGATTTCCGAAAAAGATAGATAAACAAAAACAGAAACGTTATGTTTGCGGGACatgcatttttttatatatgtacaTGTGaagaagtatttttttattaaactaaaagcatatattatattaaaatatcaatattatttaaaacttatgTTTAAGTAGTTTTACAAGCATTCCTCGTTAAGAATATATATTCCATGATTTCACATCAATAAAAATgtcaataaatacaaaattaaataaaatatactttttaaagcaattacaataaaatttaagaaatttattATTGACATTAAAAAGTATTTACAACACTATTTAACATATACCTTTTAAATGCATTATTTGTCTGACATTGCCTGagatttattaaaaatacaaaatttcacAAGTCTCTTTTGTTATGAGTTTTATTTTATGCATAATTTTAAGTGtatttattacattttaattatgataaaaaaataaaaatccacATTAAAGAGTATGTTATTAAAAGTCTTTATCATCTAATTTAAGGTCAATATGAAAAAACTTTTCTACAGAATTAGTGTATTGTCCATATACAGGAGTTTAAAATGAGTTTCGGACAgttcaatattaattaaaaatattttaaatttaatttaaaaattctttttagaaaaattaataactgtatatattaatttgtgattaaatctaaattatataatagtaTTATCCAACATGTGAAAATTCACATAAAGTTGTTACAACTTGATTATAATTCATGTCAAAAATACTTCTATTCATGTTCAAAACATAGAGATGTCAAATAAATTTTGGTATTGAAGTTTATCTTGATGTTAATGAGAATTCATGTGTAATATAGGTAATATTTAAAATGGGATATACCATAAGTATATGTATATAAGTATAATTGATctccattttaaattattaaaacattttaaatttatgctGTTATTATTTAACACTAAAGAACAAAGATATgcatctttttaattttaaattttcataacatcatgcttttattttaaatttattttttaaaatatttaataaatacttCTGAAAATATGGACACAAGTTTAATCACTGAGATGAAGATGAGAACCAAATTCATATTCATCAAATATTAAACACCAAAAATAGTATGATTTTTTACATTAGACATGAGAACAAATATACTTAAATTTGGACTATCTAATTCTCATCACTTAAGTGTTTATTGAGGTGCTTAAGAAAGTCATTTTGGAGTCTTAATTCATCATATCAAAATTTAGTGTTGTTCTTATCTTCTTATCATGATGAATTGattaaataaattcaattgaaattatttattgCTAAAACATCACTCAGTCATAAATGTTACTTAAATAAACAAAGTTGGTCAAAATAAGCAACAGAATATCACTTGTTTTGATTTAAAAACAGTTCAGCATTGCTGTTAAGTTCAATGAAACTGAAATAATGAACTACTTGGAGTTGGAGCTGCTCTTTGCAATTTGCTGATTTTGCATATAATAATCAACCACACAGCCTTATAATAGTCACTCTATTGCTTCATGTAACAAGCCACAGTATCATTCACACTTTTAGTTTGAACAGAGTAAAAGACCATAAAGCATGCATAAAAATGATTTTGGCTAATAAATACAAGCCATGAATTTCTtaaactttcttttttattctataATCGGGGCATGAAAACAAAATTCTACCACAATGACAACCTGTTTCTACCATCTTCACACAATGTTCACTAAACCTGTTTCTCTAAAAGCTGAATTGCATCTACCAGGAAATAGTATAAATGATTCAGCAATCAAATTGTTGAACTAATGATGTTTGGAAGTAGAACACTGTCATTCATTTTACTTAGAAAAACAGTAAAACGAAAAATATACTGAAAAAGCAGTCAATGTTGCATTTACTTACTACTTCAGACCAGTCAGCATCTTCAAAAACAAGCTGAATCATTCATGGAATCAGACCATCTCTAAACACATTGCAATTTAACAGTGTTGTGCAGTGTTTTCAAGTAGAGCGTAGCTTTCAGTCATTAAAATAGGCACATTCGAACTAAGTATGGATTTATACAACACTGAACAACTGAACACACATAATTAGTTGGAAGTAAAAAAGAGAAGGATAAAACTTTTAAACACCAGAAATTTCATGAACCGACAAAATTTTACTTCTAGATATCAATAAAAGAAGATGGTATCAGCTAGTTCCCTTTCAGGACCAACCCACCAACCAACCAAAAGATTGAACTTTCCCATGCACTTAATCCAAAGAAATGATGATAATAACATAGGAAGAGTTAGAAAAGAACAGGAAATGTCTTGTGAGCTCGAAAATTCTTGTACTACAAACCACCTAAGAAGCCTCAGTCTCTGGGcaatacacatatatatacaaAACAAACAGAGTGAAAGGAATAAGAAGCTAGTTGACAATAGAGGAGACCTACCTAATAGTGACAAACTTGTTGGTGCCATGTTTTGCCCAATAAGTCCTCAAATCAATCGGATTAGAAAAGTTATAACCTTCGGCTGCAAGTTTCTCTAAAACTTTCTTAAACGCTCCTATACTCATTTTCCTTCCAGCTATCCTAGCACCACGCCGCTTGGTACTCATAGGCAAAGGATACACTGACATCCCTGTTGTGCAACATGCAGATTGCCAACCACCAGAGCCCCATCTGTAACACTGTTGAGGACCTCCAGTGCATGAACAAACAGGGATTGGAATGCTAGAAATATCCATGTCAATTCCATTTATTACAATTTCAGTAGTTTTCTTGGGAACCCTTGCACGTTGAACTGTGGGAGCATTTTCATTCTTTGGCACACGAGGGCCCCTCTTGGACTTCTTGGCCTTGGGAGATTTGGGCACCTTGGGGCTCTGTCTCTTCTTACGAGTGCCCCCACTTGCCTTCTCAACAACAGGTTCCTCTTCCACTGCCCTTTCTTCCTTCGGCAATTCCGGTGGTGGAATCATTTGAATATGATGTGCCGAAGAAGTCTCCGGAATACCACCATAGTTATGATTTGTAGGTATCATATTCATATACTTCTCTCTCTGACTACTCATCCAAGCATCCCTCATGTATTCCATAGGGTATGTAGTTTGGGACATACCAATGTCCCTGTGGTGAAATGCCCCATTAGTACCAGATAAAACTGCAGCATTGCGCCCTCCGATTAAAGGCTTTTCCGGCATGGATGACATCAGCTGCAGCCCCAGGTGGCTCTTAAACGATGTGGCCGGTTCATAGTAACCCCAATTACGAATGTTAAGACCATTATCACCATCCATCACAACACCAAATGATGAAACTATTTGCAGGAATACAATGCAGTGAATGTACACTATGTTAAATATCCTCACAGATTATCCAACTCCATTGCATTCTCCTAACAAACCAACACAATTCATAACACATCACATTAAACATGGGAAACAGAAAGAGAAGCAACTACAACTACAAAAACAGCAGATTGTAATGACCTAAAAAAACTCACCTTTGCTTTAGCTCAAATAAAGTCAAACCATAAAAGGGGATAAATTACACAAATCTCACAAATGCACACATGCAAAACCTCCTGCCCCAGAGATTTCAGCTTCTGGGTTTTGATGAAGATCCATTTTTAGCATGGAAAAAAAGGGTTAAGAAATCAGATCTTTGCGGTAAAAACCAAGcagataaaaaatatcaaagatTAAAATGGAAGTGGGAAAATGGGAGAAAAAAGAGATTTTGATGAGAACCCATGTGAAGATTTGaggaaaaaataaaagggtTAGAAAATGTTTGAGCAGAGAAGGAAAGGAGCAGCACCTGTTAGGGTTCTTGACCTCTGGAAATGGAAAATGAAGAGTGCAAAGGAACAAAATGTCTGCACGCCATCTTAAAATCTAatctaaacatttaaaaacatttatgagattctaatattaaagaaatattaaaaaaattgttttgagaTGCAAAATGTGCAAATTTGCTTAGACCAATACTCAGTCAGCGCagcataaataattatatacttAGTTGCATCTTCTTTCCTCTTTCTCTGCAAATTGCCCCATTTTAAATgtgttttatttcttttttcattctTCTACACATCACCATCATCACTCAAATTTTCATTCTATTACTGTAGTAAAAAAactattgaaaatattttgtaatatgcAAGTTCTACATTTGGTTATtgattaatgaaaataaaaaacctTGTTAACAATGAATTTTAAGTTGTAATTCGAAGACAATAGGAATGTATAGAGAGTATATGCTTCTTGTTGCAACAATAGTTAATTTTATATCCATTTAATAAAACACGAAATTGGAGTTGTCAAAAGAAAAAACTAACCGGGATTAAATATTTAGTGATTATTTTTTGTGTGGAGTGTTTAATGAATGTGAATATTTGAGTATTTTATGTCATGTTCAGGATGGTTATTGGTATTTTtacaacaaattttaaaataaaacatgtt
This region includes:
- the LOC137837896 gene encoding protein BASIC PENTACYSTEINE2-like codes for the protein MDGDNGLNIRNWGYYEPATSFKSHLGLQLMSSMPEKPLIGGRNAAVLSGTNGAFHHRDIGMSQTTYPMEYMRDAWMSSQREKYMNMIPTNHNYGGIPETSSAHHIQMIPPPELPKEERAVEEEPVVEKASGGTRKKRQSPKVPKSPKAKKSKRGPRVPKNENAPTVQRARVPKKTTEIVINGIDMDISSIPIPVCSCTGGPQQCYRWGSGGWQSACCTTGMSVYPLPMSTKRRGARIAGRKMSIGAFKKVLEKLAAEGYNFSNPIDLRTYWAKHGTNKFVTIR
- the LOC137837897 gene encoding protein BASIC PENTACYSTEINE2-like codes for the protein MDGDNGLNIRNWGYYEPATSFKSHLGLQLMSSMPEKPLIGGRNAAVLSGTNGAFHHRDIGMSQTTYPMEYMRDAWMSSQREKYMNMIPTNHNYGGIPETSSAHHIQMIPPPELPKEERAVEEEPVVEKASGGTRKKRQSPKVPKSPKAKKSKRGPRVPKNENAPTVQRARVPKKTTEIVINGIDMDISSIPIPVCSCTGGPQQCYRWGSGGWQSACCTTGMSVYPLPMSTKRRGARIAGRKMSIGAFKKVLEKLAAEGYNFSNPIDLRTYWAKHGTNKFVTIR